A genomic window from Promicromonospora sukumoe includes:
- a CDS encoding WhiB family transcriptional regulator, which produces MWNMLESDVEFPTDAESEVAPVAPVLPLFGELYVLNEPDDSLLGWQERALCAQTDPEAFFPEKGGSTREAKKVCSGCEVRAECLDYALENDERFGIWGGLSERERRKLKRRAV; this is translated from the coding sequence ATGTGGAACATGCTGGAATCGGACGTGGAGTTCCCGACTGACGCCGAGAGCGAGGTGGCGCCGGTCGCACCGGTCCTCCCGCTCTTCGGCGAGCTGTATGTGCTGAACGAGCCGGACGACTCCCTGCTCGGGTGGCAGGAGCGCGCCCTGTGCGCGCAGACCGACCCGGAGGCCTTCTTCCCGGAGAAGGGCGGGTCCACACGCGAGGCCAAGAAGGTCTGCTCGGGCTGCGAGGTCCGCGCCGAGTGCCTGGACTACGCGCTTGAGAACGACGAACGGTTCGGCATCTGGGGTGGACTCTCGGAGCGGGAGCGCCGCAAGCTCAAGCGTCGCGCCGTCTGA
- a CDS encoding metallopeptidase family protein, whose amino-acid sequence MPPFSPRGRNRRSGRGSGPAGSSSSGSSGNGSTPGNGSTSGNGSTGSSSGSAKASQSDLLRLAAARPGAPGEASAQEAGPRRRDRRGRGLRGPMLPPGAPAHRTRAQRFDDLVLDVVEDLDRTWATHLRGTEFAVEDVPPSDPAPWEDGGVLLGRFFPAEAGRPGRVVVYRRPVEVRAVDLEDLADLVRDVVVEQVAHLLARTPEEIDPNFGERS is encoded by the coding sequence GTGCCTCCGTTTTCTCCTCGCGGCCGGAACCGGCGCTCGGGCCGTGGCTCCGGCCCGGCCGGCAGCTCGTCCAGCGGCTCCTCCGGCAACGGTTCCACCCCCGGCAACGGCTCGACCTCGGGCAACGGCTCCACGGGCAGCTCGTCCGGCTCCGCCAAGGCCTCCCAGTCCGACCTGCTCCGGCTCGCGGCCGCCCGCCCCGGGGCGCCCGGCGAGGCCTCCGCGCAGGAGGCCGGGCCCCGGCGCCGGGACCGGCGCGGCCGTGGCCTCCGCGGCCCGATGCTCCCGCCCGGCGCCCCCGCGCACCGCACGCGCGCCCAGCGGTTCGACGACCTCGTGCTCGACGTCGTCGAGGACCTCGACCGCACCTGGGCCACGCACCTGCGCGGCACCGAGTTCGCCGTGGAGGACGTGCCGCCGTCGGACCCCGCGCCGTGGGAGGACGGCGGCGTGCTGCTCGGGCGGTTCTTCCCCGCCGAGGCCGGGCGTCCCGGTCGCGTGGTCGTCTACCGCCGCCCCGTCGAGGTGCGGGCCGTCGACCTGGAGGACCTCGCCGACCTGGTGCGCGACGTCGTCGTCGAGCAGGTGGCGCACCTGCTGGCCCGCACGCCGGAGGAGATCGACCCGAACTTCGGCGAGCGCTCCTAG
- a CDS encoding DUF5719 family protein, whose translation MKRKNRTVPTALRRAAAAVGGLLCAGAVVALATTGTLTPGAAGQDAPAVDDARVVPVAAAETGLVCPAPARLEQPDAGDDAFSAAPVGTTTSLTTAVLDGAEGEEPLVTTLGGEQGADLTGPLDQGADAAVRTGAPPDARALRLTPGGATYAAGTVASVTTEGDLRGLVAGPCAEPAVEHWLVGGSTSVGSSGRLVLQNPGRTPATVTLQAWGASGPVVLGSQSLVVVPAGEQVVTMLEAVAPDQSRLTLHVTAEGGRVGAYVQHHRIDGLVPAGADLVVGGGAPGRTTAVSGVVSTGETVDDAHAPRLDVLAPGDRAGTARLAVLGPDGPVRLRGGEELPLEPGAVTTLSLGGLPEGTYTVVVDADVPVVAGAAVDRKGSAARDAVVTEDPYDRAWLTGQAVGPSGASADGAVAVPEHVSWGVTLAALPDDRDPDRIDDATGSTEVTLRGVGPDGAEAWTHQVDVPAGRTVEVGWAELHALGDAVAVVAEQPADTPGVVWSVRLAESDDTTLFSVLAPTPPLAADGDVRVRRVDAAG comes from the coding sequence ATGAAGCGCAAGAACCGCACGGTCCCGACCGCCCTGAGGCGGGCAGCGGCCGCGGTGGGTGGCCTGCTGTGCGCCGGGGCCGTCGTGGCCCTCGCCACGACGGGCACGCTGACACCGGGCGCCGCCGGGCAGGACGCCCCCGCGGTCGACGATGCCCGCGTGGTGCCCGTCGCCGCCGCCGAGACGGGGCTCGTCTGCCCCGCGCCCGCCCGGCTGGAGCAGCCCGACGCCGGGGACGACGCGTTCAGCGCCGCCCCGGTCGGGACGACCACGTCGCTGACGACGGCCGTGCTCGACGGGGCCGAGGGCGAGGAGCCCCTGGTCACGACGCTCGGCGGGGAGCAGGGGGCCGACCTCACCGGGCCGCTGGACCAGGGCGCCGACGCCGCGGTGCGCACGGGCGCGCCGCCCGACGCACGCGCGCTGCGCCTGACCCCGGGCGGCGCGACCTATGCGGCCGGGACCGTGGCGTCCGTGACCACCGAGGGCGACCTGCGCGGTCTGGTCGCGGGGCCGTGTGCCGAGCCCGCCGTCGAGCACTGGCTGGTGGGCGGCAGCACCTCGGTCGGGTCGAGCGGCCGCCTGGTGCTGCAGAACCCGGGCCGCACGCCGGCCACCGTGACCCTGCAGGCCTGGGGTGCCTCCGGTCCGGTCGTGCTCGGGAGCCAGTCGCTCGTCGTCGTGCCGGCGGGTGAGCAGGTGGTCACCATGCTGGAGGCCGTCGCCCCCGACCAGAGCCGTCTCACGCTGCACGTCACCGCCGAGGGCGGCCGCGTGGGCGCCTACGTGCAGCACCACCGGATCGACGGGCTGGTCCCCGCGGGGGCCGACCTCGTCGTGGGCGGCGGCGCGCCGGGGCGCACGACGGCGGTGTCGGGCGTGGTCAGCACCGGCGAGACGGTGGACGACGCCCACGCGCCACGGCTCGACGTGCTGGCGCCCGGGGACCGCGCGGGCACGGCCCGGCTCGCGGTGCTCGGCCCCGACGGCCCAGTCCGGCTGCGTGGCGGCGAGGAGCTGCCGCTCGAACCGGGCGCGGTGACGACCCTGTCGCTGGGCGGCCTGCCCGAGGGCACCTACACCGTGGTGGTCGACGCCGACGTGCCGGTCGTGGCCGGTGCCGCCGTGGACCGCAAGGGCAGCGCCGCGCGCGACGCCGTGGTCACCGAGGACCCGTACGACCGGGCCTGGCTCACCGGGCAGGCCGTCGGCCCGTCGGGCGCCTCGGCCGACGGCGCCGTCGCGGTCCCGGAGCACGTCTCCTGGGGCGTGACGCTGGCCGCCCTGCCCGACGACCGTGACCCCGACCGGATCGACGACGCGACCGGCAGCACCGAGGTGACGCTGCGCGGCGTCGGGCCCGACGGCGCCGAGGCCTGGACGCACCAGGTCGACGTGCCCGCGGGACGGACCGTCGAGGTGGGCTGGGCCGAGCTGCACGCGCTCGGCGACGCCGTGGCCGTGGTCGCCGAGCAGCCCGCCGACACCCCCGGGGTGGTGTGGTCGGTGCGCCTGGCCGAGTCCGACGACACGACGCTGTTCTCGGTGCTCGCGCCGACGCCGCCGCTCGCCGCGGACGGCGACGTGCGCGTGCGGCGGGTCGACGCGGCGGGCTGA
- a CDS encoding glycosyltransferase family 2 protein: MSAPRTDSLSAPSPDRGPDAGPAGPVWAKVPAQPSVHPPVAVTVTAVVVTRGSSPYLAATLAALRAQSRTPDDVVVVDVDTAPATSGHQDLQLGGARYVAGAGARTFGDAIHAALAATGAPEHGWFWFLHDDSAPAPGALAALTRAVEHSNVVAVAGAKQRRWETGPDGLPLDPDTSDRGVLVEVGHTVSPLGRRMTGIDDTEIDQGQHDSREDVLAVGLAGALVRVAVWREVGGTDPAYGPFGDSTDFCRRVRLAGHRVVVVPDAVVRHAQVALHAPGSAGACRRSQLYLRLTSVAPWALPFAMLGMVVWAPFAAGYRLAMKHPDRARDELVAPLWAVFRLGPLLRARRRAARTSTVPRSVLRPLLGTWREVATERRDKRLARSEAHRVDAAPSELEQAELQVLAVRRRSALAVVVVAAVGLAAALFGPGLGALASGGRLVGGALLPAGGTTATAWSAATSGWVRDGLGTAAPADPLLLVLSGLSVLAGGTLQHAVNALLLLALPLAAVGAWAAAGTVTRSVWLRALAASAWTVAPAFLGALDGGLLGGVVAHALLPWTAVALVRAVGAQAVDQVTPADDPADAPDGAASPAIAPHAAARVTRPSAGSLGAAGAGGLLLACVVAGAPVLLPAAVLVLAGAMLVAPYRRVHLALALVPALVVGAPLWWTVLRDRDLGLLTAEPLAGSGVPAPGTASGLELLLGLPAAPAAWFDVPDGGPLLTAAGAVVAAAPWVLGALVLVLAVVGLVGALAGIGRKDVAGAARRVPATSLVGWLVAAAGLAVAVLAQDQGRWAGPGLSLLLLGLGAAAVAGAGVLTGHGAELRGFLGGTRRVAVVGLTVVAVLLPATQAAAWLTASGGVTSGARAGMLHVTTDPVVPAVGQQMQAPPRQARVLEAGFADDGAVRYALLRADGSQLADAAVAARAAAVTPDERVGDPATDPAATLDVVVAALTSGTTEGVPQQLADLGIGAVQVRSGASFEESGTAPGTDPGPAVGDLVATLDMVPGMSRVTEGQAVSVWRVAPTEEPAPGWARIEEDGATRQVLPSGGTAVHTDVEAGTDDRTVVLAESAGRGWHASLDGQRLEPVEAEESAGLQAFELGPDAGHLVVRYDAPHRTAWLVLTTFTLVVFALLALPVGRRRGR, encoded by the coding sequence ATGAGCGCTCCACGTACCGACAGCCTGTCGGCCCCCAGCCCGGACCGAGGCCCCGACGCGGGCCCGGCGGGACCGGTGTGGGCCAAGGTCCCGGCCCAGCCCTCCGTGCATCCGCCCGTGGCGGTCACGGTGACCGCCGTCGTGGTCACGCGCGGCAGCAGCCCCTACCTCGCCGCGACCCTGGCCGCGCTGCGGGCCCAGTCCCGCACCCCGGACGACGTGGTGGTGGTCGACGTCGACACCGCCCCGGCGACGTCGGGCCACCAGGACCTGCAGCTCGGCGGCGCCCGCTACGTGGCCGGCGCGGGCGCCCGTACCTTCGGTGACGCGATCCATGCCGCGCTCGCCGCGACCGGTGCCCCGGAGCACGGCTGGTTCTGGTTCCTGCACGACGACTCGGCCCCCGCGCCGGGTGCGCTGGCCGCGCTGACCCGCGCGGTCGAGCACTCGAACGTGGTGGCGGTGGCCGGCGCGAAGCAGCGGCGCTGGGAGACGGGCCCGGACGGCCTGCCGCTCGACCCGGACACGTCCGACCGGGGTGTGCTCGTCGAGGTGGGGCACACCGTGTCGCCGCTCGGCCGGCGCATGACGGGCATCGACGACACCGAGATCGACCAGGGGCAGCACGACTCGCGCGAGGACGTCCTCGCCGTCGGGCTGGCGGGCGCGCTGGTGCGCGTGGCGGTGTGGCGCGAGGTGGGCGGCACCGACCCGGCGTACGGGCCGTTCGGCGACTCGACCGACTTCTGCCGCCGCGTGCGGCTGGCGGGGCACCGCGTCGTCGTGGTGCCGGACGCCGTGGTGCGGCACGCCCAGGTCGCCCTGCACGCTCCCGGCTCCGCGGGCGCCTGTCGCCGAAGCCAGCTCTACCTGCGCCTCACGTCCGTCGCGCCGTGGGCCCTGCCCTTCGCGATGCTCGGGATGGTGGTGTGGGCGCCGTTCGCCGCGGGCTACCGGCTCGCGATGAAGCACCCCGACCGTGCCCGCGACGAGCTGGTCGCGCCCCTGTGGGCCGTGTTCCGCCTGGGCCCGCTCCTGCGTGCCCGACGACGCGCCGCGCGCACCTCGACCGTGCCACGCAGCGTGCTCCGGCCGCTGCTGGGCACCTGGCGCGAGGTCGCCACGGAACGCCGTGACAAGCGGCTCGCGCGCAGCGAGGCCCACCGCGTCGACGCCGCGCCGTCCGAGCTGGAGCAGGCGGAGCTGCAGGTCCTGGCGGTGCGGCGGCGTTCGGCGCTCGCCGTCGTCGTGGTCGCGGCCGTGGGCCTGGCGGCGGCGCTGTTCGGCCCCGGGCTGGGCGCGCTCGCGTCGGGCGGACGGCTGGTCGGCGGGGCCCTGCTGCCGGCCGGCGGCACGACGGCGACCGCGTGGTCGGCGGCGACGTCCGGCTGGGTGCGCGACGGGCTCGGCACGGCCGCTCCGGCCGACCCCCTTCTCCTCGTCCTGTCCGGGCTGTCGGTCCTGGCGGGCGGCACCCTGCAGCACGCGGTGAACGCGCTGCTGCTGCTGGCGCTGCCGCTGGCCGCCGTCGGCGCGTGGGCCGCAGCGGGCACGGTGACGCGCTCGGTGTGGTTGCGGGCGTTGGCCGCGTCCGCCTGGACGGTCGCCCCCGCGTTCCTCGGCGCTCTCGACGGCGGCCTGCTCGGTGGTGTCGTGGCGCACGCGCTGCTGCCCTGGACCGCCGTCGCGCTGGTCCGCGCGGTCGGGGCCCAGGCCGTCGACCAGGTCACGCCCGCCGACGACCCGGCGGACGCCCCGGACGGCGCGGCCTCGCCTGCCATCGCCCCGCACGCTGCCGCCCGCGTTACCCGCCCGAGCGCCGGCTCGCTCGGCGCGGCCGGTGCGGGCGGCCTGCTGCTGGCCTGCGTCGTCGCGGGTGCGCCCGTGCTGCTGCCCGCCGCCGTCCTGGTGCTGGCCGGCGCGATGCTCGTTGCCCCGTACCGCCGCGTGCACCTGGCGCTCGCGCTGGTGCCCGCCCTCGTGGTCGGCGCCCCGCTCTGGTGGACCGTGCTGCGCGACCGCGACCTGGGCCTCCTGACCGCCGAGCCGCTCGCCGGCTCGGGCGTCCCGGCTCCCGGCACCGCCTCCGGGCTGGAGCTGCTGCTCGGCCTGCCGGCCGCGCCCGCCGCCTGGTTCGACGTGCCCGACGGCGGCCCCCTGCTCACCGCGGCCGGTGCCGTGGTCGCGGCGGCCCCGTGGGTGCTCGGCGCGCTGGTCCTGGTGCTGGCGGTCGTCGGGCTCGTGGGTGCGCTGGCCGGGATCGGCCGCAAGGACGTCGCGGGCGCCGCGCGGCGTGTGCCGGCGACGTCCCTGGTCGGCTGGCTGGTCGCCGCGGCGGGCCTCGCCGTGGCCGTGCTCGCGCAGGATCAGGGCCGGTGGGCCGGCCCCGGGCTGTCGCTCCTGCTGCTCGGCCTCGGCGCCGCGGCCGTGGCCGGCGCGGGTGTGCTCACCGGGCACGGCGCGGAACTTCGCGGCTTCCTGGGCGGGACCCGCCGGGTCGCCGTCGTCGGGCTGACGGTGGTTGCGGTGCTGCTCCCCGCCACGCAGGCGGCCGCGTGGCTGACCGCCTCCGGTGGCGTGACGAGCGGCGCCCGCGCCGGGATGCTGCACGTGACGACGGACCCGGTGGTGCCCGCCGTCGGGCAGCAGATGCAGGCGCCGCCCCGGCAGGCCCGGGTGCTCGAGGCGGGCTTCGCCGACGACGGCGCGGTGCGGTACGCGCTGCTCCGCGCCGACGGCTCCCAGCTCGCCGACGCCGCCGTCGCGGCGCGGGCCGCCGCGGTAACCCCTGACGAACGGGTCGGGGACCCGGCGACCGACCCGGCCGCCACGCTCGACGTGGTCGTGGCCGCGCTGACGTCCGGCACGACCGAGGGGGTGCCGCAGCAGCTCGCCGACCTCGGGATCGGGGCGGTGCAGGTCCGCTCGGGTGCCAGCTTCGAGGAGTCGGGCACGGCGCCAGGTACGGACCCCGGCCCCGCCGTCGGCGACCTGGTGGCCACGCTCGACATGGTGCCCGGCATGAGCCGCGTGACCGAGGGGCAGGCCGTCTCGGTGTGGCGCGTGGCGCCCACCGAGGAGCCGGCGCCCGGCTGGGCGCGGATCGAGGAGGACGGCGCGACGCGCCAGGTGCTGCCGTCGGGCGGCACGGCCGTCCACACCGACGTCGAGGCCGGGACCGACGATCGCACGGTCGTGCTCGCGGAGTCCGCGGGCCGGGGCTGGCACGCGTCCCTGGACGGGCAGCGGCTGGAGCCGGTCGAGGCGGAGGAGTCCGCCGGCCTGCAGGCCTTCGAGCTCGGGCCCGACGCCGGGCACCTCGTGGTCCGGTACGACGCACCGCACCGCACGGCCTGGCTCGTGCTCACGACGTTCACGCTGGTGGTCTTCGCCCTGCTGGCTCTGCCGGTGGGACGCAGGAGGGGTCGATGA
- a CDS encoding TIGR03089 family protein, translating to MQIALPGSGPVPDVATLLARLAADGGRPRLTWYGDDGERVELSGAVLANWASKTVNLLVEEFDAAPGTTVVVDLPVHWRTAVWALAAWRTGATVALPDAAVAGPDVVVTDTPERWADGGADLVVVSLPALARRYDGDLPAGAIDAASAVMTYGDVIGWVPEVDPNQDALVTAAGAVGHKGLVPEPGDGTRVLVDGRGPVADVLRDLLGTWAGGGSVVLTSAATAAALEADDARLERLRGSERIV from the coding sequence ATGCAGATCGCGCTCCCCGGCTCGGGCCCCGTGCCCGACGTCGCGACCCTCCTCGCCCGTCTCGCCGCCGACGGCGGCCGCCCGCGCCTGACCTGGTACGGCGACGACGGCGAGCGGGTCGAGCTCTCCGGCGCCGTCCTGGCCAACTGGGCCAGCAAGACGGTCAACCTGCTCGTCGAGGAGTTCGACGCGGCCCCGGGCACCACCGTCGTCGTCGACCTGCCCGTGCACTGGCGCACCGCCGTGTGGGCGCTGGCCGCCTGGCGGACGGGCGCGACGGTCGCCCTGCCCGACGCCGCCGTGGCCGGACCGGACGTCGTCGTCACGGACACCCCGGAGCGGTGGGCCGACGGCGGGGCGGACCTCGTCGTCGTCTCGCTGCCCGCGCTGGCCCGGCGGTACGACGGCGACCTGCCGGCGGGCGCCATCGACGCCGCGTCGGCCGTGATGACGTACGGCGACGTGATCGGCTGGGTGCCCGAGGTGGACCCGAACCAGGACGCGCTGGTGACCGCCGCGGGCGCCGTCGGGCACAAGGGACTGGTCCCGGAGCCCGGCGACGGTACGCGCGTGCTGGTCGACGGGCGTGGCCCCGTCGCCGACGTGCTGCGCGACCTGCTCGGCACCTGGGCCGGCGGCGGCTCGGTGGTCCTCACCTCCGCCGCGACGGCCGCGGCCCTGGAGGCCGACGACGCCCGCCTCGAGCGCCTGCGCGGCAGCGAACGCATCGTCTGA
- a CDS encoding LCP family protein, producing the protein MTFPDFSASGATNPSRGPSHARTLRQLGGGARVIAMTLVAVLSLAVAGGAAAVTQLTGNIETADMAALGTNRPKQVLPKDPNAGTPLNIVVMGSDSRSGDNDALAGGGEMGARSDTTVVMHISGDRSRIEMISIPRDSTVDIPSCTTTDDTTTAELYGTKFNAAFSQGVQAGGEVADGALCAVKTIEELTGVYMDGFIVVDFAGFSAMVDAVGGVEVCVEEEIYSADANHLSLAPGIHTLKGQKALDYARARKGDGLGDGSDLGRIGRQQEVMASLARTVMSQEVLTNPSKTLKFLKAVTGSLTMNEELASIDGLAGLAYSLRNVRPDTITFMTVPNEYDPNNAANVVWTDDAVTLWDDVKNDRPLGGDPDDPAADPSASASADGTTSGEKDAGTEAGTGTGADKGGKGSESEPTPTSTEIKQAGEEAFTGADTTKVCG; encoded by the coding sequence GTGACATTTCCTGACTTCAGCGCCTCAGGTGCGACGAACCCCTCCCGGGGGCCGTCCCATGCCCGGACGCTGAGACAGCTGGGCGGCGGCGCCCGCGTGATCGCCATGACGCTGGTCGCGGTGCTCTCGCTGGCCGTCGCGGGCGGGGCCGCAGCCGTCACCCAGCTCACCGGGAACATCGAGACGGCCGACATGGCGGCCCTCGGGACGAACCGGCCCAAGCAGGTGCTGCCGAAGGACCCGAACGCGGGCACGCCGCTGAACATCGTGGTCATGGGCAGCGACTCGCGCAGCGGCGACAACGACGCGCTGGCGGGCGGCGGCGAGATGGGCGCCCGCTCGGACACGACCGTCGTCATGCACATCTCGGGCGACCGGTCGCGGATCGAGATGATCTCGATCCCCCGCGACTCGACGGTCGACATCCCGAGCTGCACCACGACCGACGACACTACGACGGCCGAGCTGTACGGCACCAAGTTCAACGCCGCGTTCTCCCAGGGCGTGCAGGCCGGTGGTGAGGTCGCCGACGGCGCCCTGTGCGCCGTCAAGACCATCGAGGAGCTCACCGGCGTCTACATGGACGGCTTCATCGTCGTGGACTTCGCCGGCTTCTCCGCGATGGTCGACGCCGTGGGCGGCGTCGAGGTGTGCGTCGAGGAGGAGATCTACTCCGCCGACGCGAACCACCTCTCGCTCGCGCCCGGCATCCACACCCTCAAGGGGCAGAAGGCCCTCGACTACGCCCGGGCCCGCAAGGGTGACGGGCTCGGCGACGGTTCCGACCTGGGCCGCATCGGCCGGCAGCAGGAGGTCATGGCCTCCCTCGCCCGCACGGTGATGAGCCAGGAGGTGCTGACCAACCCGTCCAAGACGCTCAAGTTCCTCAAGGCGGTCACCGGATCGCTCACCATGAACGAGGAGCTCGCCAGCATCGACGGACTCGCCGGGTTGGCCTACTCCCTGCGCAACGTGCGGCCTGACACGATCACGTTCATGACCGTCCCCAACGAGTACGACCCGAACAACGCGGCTAACGTCGTATGGACGGACGACGCCGTGACGCTGTGGGACGACGTCAAGAACGACAGGCCGCTCGGCGGCGACCCGGACGACCCGGCGGCGGACCCCTCGGCGTCCGCCTCGGCGGACGGGACGACGTCGGGCGAGAAGGACGCGGGGACCGAGGCCGGGACCGGCACGGGAGCCGACAAGGGCGGCAAGGGTTCCGAGAGCGAGCCCACGCCGACCTCGACCGAGATCAAGCAGGCTGGTGAAGAGGCCTTCACCGGCGCCGACACCACCAAGGTCTGCGGCTGA
- a CDS encoding LCP family protein yields MPARSESAGQVPRSIPPRQAPQGGGQPPQAIPPGRPVRASAQPVRPTPVRSAPRPAAGGNGRGGSYPAGALASGGRGGRGGGNIRIRKGRVAGVIAVLVLLAILAWPIGLLIWANGKIQHVEALSDAKNTPGTTYLLAGSDARGSGGINDSTSGARTDTIMLLHKPRSGPVALISIPRDTFAQMPDGSGGNKINAAYSYGGAPMLVQTVEQLSGLTVDHYVEVGFGGVEGVVDAVGGVRLCYPENVHDVKSKLKWKKGCHVADGKTALAFSRMRYADPTGDIGRAQRQQQVIGQIGQKVADPAVLLNPVSQVGLADAGLSALVTDTDTGIIDIAQLGLAFRSANGKDGVTGTPPIASINYRTPSGASAVLLDENQTGEFWTKIRDGEYPAGEKIGGMPGS; encoded by the coding sequence ATGCCCGCGCGCAGCGAGTCCGCCGGACAGGTGCCGCGCTCGATCCCGCCGCGCCAGGCGCCCCAGGGCGGCGGCCAGCCGCCGCAGGCCATCCCGCCGGGCCGTCCGGTCCGGGCGAGCGCCCAGCCCGTGCGCCCGACGCCGGTCCGCAGCGCCCCGCGCCCCGCGGCCGGCGGCAACGGACGCGGCGGCAGCTACCCCGCCGGTGCCCTCGCCTCGGGCGGGCGCGGCGGCCGGGGCGGCGGCAACATCCGCATCCGCAAGGGCCGCGTGGCCGGCGTCATCGCCGTGCTGGTGCTCCTGGCGATCCTCGCGTGGCCCATCGGGCTGCTGATCTGGGCCAACGGCAAGATCCAGCACGTCGAGGCGCTGTCCGACGCGAAGAACACGCCGGGCACCACCTACCTGCTCGCCGGCTCGGACGCCCGCGGCAGCGGCGGCATCAACGACTCCACGAGCGGTGCCCGGACGGACACGATCATGCTGCTGCACAAGCCGCGGTCGGGCCCGGTGGCGCTCATCTCGATCCCGCGTGACACCTTCGCGCAGATGCCTGACGGCTCGGGTGGCAACAAGATCAACGCCGCCTACTCCTACGGCGGCGCGCCGATGCTGGTCCAGACCGTGGAGCAGCTCAGCGGTCTGACCGTCGACCACTACGTCGAGGTGGGCTTCGGCGGCGTCGAGGGTGTCGTGGACGCCGTCGGCGGCGTGCGGCTGTGCTACCCCGAAAACGTGCACGACGTGAAGTCGAAGCTCAAGTGGAAGAAGGGCTGCCACGTCGCGGACGGCAAGACCGCACTCGCCTTCTCCCGCATGCGCTACGCCGACCCGACGGGCGACATCGGCCGCGCGCAGCGTCAGCAGCAGGTCATCGGGCAGATCGGCCAGAAGGTCGCCGACCCCGCCGTCCTGCTCAACCCGGTCAGCCAGGTCGGCCTCGCCGACGCCGGGCTCTCGGCCCTGGTGACCGACACCGACACCGGCATCATCGACATCGCCCAGCTCGGGCTGGCGTTCCGGTCCGCGAACGGCAAGGACGGCGTGACCGGCACCCCGCCGATCGCGTCGATCAACTACCGGACGCCGTCGGGCGCCTCGGCGGTGCTGCTGGACGAGAACCAGACCGGCGAGTTCTGGACCAAGATCCGCGACGGCGAGTACCCGGCCGGCGAGAAGATCGGCGGCATGCCGGGCTCCTGA
- the purE gene encoding 5-(carboxyamino)imidazole ribonucleotide mutase, with amino-acid sequence MSTNPQVGIVMGSDSDWPVMQAAAEVLGEFGVPVEVDVVSAHRMPTEMIDYGRQAAGRGLRAIIAGAGGAAHLPGMLASVTPLPVIGVPVPLKYLDGMDSLLSIVQMPAGIPVATVSIGGARNAGLLAARILASGEGADAAALRERLEAFAAELSEIAHAKGEKLRAQL; translated from the coding sequence ATGAGCACCAACCCGCAGGTCGGCATCGTGATGGGGTCGGACTCCGACTGGCCCGTCATGCAGGCGGCGGCCGAGGTCCTGGGCGAGTTCGGCGTGCCCGTCGAGGTCGACGTCGTCTCCGCCCACCGTATGCCCACCGAGATGATCGACTACGGGCGGCAGGCCGCGGGCCGTGGCCTGCGCGCGATCATCGCGGGCGCGGGCGGTGCCGCACACCTGCCCGGCATGCTGGCGTCGGTGACGCCGCTCCCCGTGATCGGCGTGCCGGTGCCCCTGAAGTACCTGGACGGCATGGACTCGCTGCTGTCCATCGTGCAGATGCCGGCGGGCATCCCGGTCGCCACGGTGTCGATCGGCGGGGCGCGGAACGCGGGCCTGCTCGCGGCGCGCATCCTCGCCTCGGGCGAGGGCGCGGACGCCGCTGCGCTGCGGGAGCGCCTGGAGGCGTTCGCGGCCGAGCTGAGCGAGATCGCGCACGCCAAGGGCGAGAAGCTCCGCGCCCAGCTCTGA